The Anaerolineae bacterium genome has a segment encoding these proteins:
- a CDS encoding Deblocking aminopeptidase — translation MTTLPAIDSEYLLNVLSRLLNIPSPTGFAQRAIQYCEEVLSPFSTLKVRQNRKGALIAEWEGERTDSPRGVTAHVDTLGAMVKEIKANGRLKLTQLGGYPWNTVEGEGCTVFTREGKTVRGSLLITKASAHVYGKQVSELSREADNLEVRLDARTTNAEQTRALGIEVGDYVAFDPRLEITEGFVRSRHLDDKAGVACMLAAIKTLYDEGLRPRQTTTFLISNYEEVGHGAASGFPPQLAELLVVDMAAVGEGQTSDEFHVSLCVKDSGGPYHHEFSQKLRRIADQAAISYKVDTYPYYGSDGEAYWRAGGDVAVALIGPGVDASHNYERTHLEALLATTQWIVAYLLSE, via the coding sequence ATGACAACGTTACCCGCCATTGATTCAGAATATCTGCTCAATGTATTGTCTCGACTTCTAAACATTCCCAGTCCAACGGGATTTGCCCAGCGCGCCATACAGTATTGCGAAGAGGTTTTAAGTCCGTTTTCGACTTTAAAGGTGCGCCAGAATCGCAAGGGAGCGCTGATTGCGGAGTGGGAAGGTGAACGAACCGATTCTCCGCGCGGCGTCACTGCCCATGTGGATACCCTTGGGGCAATGGTGAAGGAGATCAAAGCGAATGGGCGGTTGAAATTGACCCAGTTGGGTGGGTATCCATGGAATACGGTCGAGGGAGAAGGCTGTACGGTATTTACCCGAGAAGGAAAAACAGTGCGGGGCAGTCTGTTGATTACCAAAGCCTCGGCGCACGTCTATGGCAAACAAGTCAGTGAACTCAGCCGCGAAGCCGACAACCTGGAAGTGCGTTTAGATGCCCGCACAACCAACGCCGAGCAAACCCGCGCTCTGGGTATTGAAGTGGGCGATTATGTGGCTTTTGACCCGCGCCTCGAGATCACCGAAGGGTTTGTCCGCTCACGCCACCTGGATGATAAGGCGGGGGTTGCCTGTATGCTTGCAGCCATCAAAACTCTGTACGATGAAGGGTTGCGACCGCGACAGACCACAACTTTCTTGATCTCGAATTACGAGGAGGTGGGACACGGTGCAGCAAGTGGCTTTCCGCCGCAATTAGCAGAGCTTTTAGTGGTGGATATGGCGGCAGTTGGTGAAGGACAAACCTCCGATGAATTTCATGTTTCGCTCTGTGTCAAGGATTCGGGCGGCCCCTATCATCACGAATTCAGCCAGAAACTAAGGCGTATTGCCGATCAGGCTGCAATTTCTTATAAAGTGGATACGTATCCATATTATGGCTCGGATGGTGAAGCTTACTGGCGAGCGGGAGGGGATGTTGCGGTAGCTTTGATTGGTCCAGGTGTGGATGCATCCCATAACTACGAACGAACCCATCTGGAGGCCCTCCTGGCAACAACTCAATGGATTGTGGCTTATCTATTGAGCGAGTGA
- a CDS encoding Protein-L-isoaspartate O-methyltransferase produces MNQDEEAVFERERMRMVDEQLRRRGIHEPRLLQAMLKVPRHRFVPAEHRHLAYVDGPLPIGAGQTISQPYIVALMTQLLRLEGDENVLEVGTGSGYQAAILAELARKVHTIERHAELAERARLILQELGYQNIQIHVGDGSLGLAEFAPYQAIIVTAAAPKAPQALLEQLDEGGRLVIPVGGQWGQMLERWTRHGARYEQEEFVPVSFVPLRGEAGWKDERWEWD; encoded by the coding sequence ATGAACCAGGACGAAGAAGCGGTTTTTGAGCGTGAGCGGATGCGCATGGTAGATGAGCAGTTGCGTCGGCGGGGGATTCATGAGCCGCGCCTGCTCCAGGCTATGCTGAAAGTACCCCGCCACCGCTTTGTCCCAGCGGAGCACCGTCACCTGGCTTATGTTGATGGGCCGCTCCCCATTGGCGCCGGTCAAACCATCTCTCAACCCTATATTGTGGCTTTAATGACCCAGCTTCTCCGCCTGGAGGGTGATGAAAATGTTTTGGAAGTCGGCACTGGTTCGGGTTATCAGGCAGCCATCCTCGCCGAACTTGCCCGTAAGGTGCATACGATTGAACGCCATGCCGAGCTGGCTGAACGCGCCAGACTGATCTTGCAGGAATTAGGCTATCAGAATATCCAGATCCATGTCGGCGATGGTTCGCTTGGCCTGGCTGAGTTTGCTCCTTATCAGGCGATTATCGTTACTGCGGCGGCTCCCAAAGCGCCACAGGCTCTGCTGGAGCAATTGGACGAAGGTGGGCGGCTGGTCATCCCTGTAGGTGGGCAATGGGGGCAGATGCTGGAGCGGTGGACACGTCACGGCGCCCGTTATGAGCAAGAGGAATTTGTGCCGGTCTCCTTTGTTCCGCTGCGCGGCGAGGCCGGCTGGAAAGATGAGCGCTGGGAGTGGGATTGA
- a CDS encoding Ribonuclease J2 (endoribonuclease in RNA processing) → MKERILRILPLGGLGEVGKNMMVYEYADQILVVDAGLMFPENDMLGIDYIIPDFQYLLENRHKVVGIVFTHGHEDHTGAARHVLEQVQAPIYATALTLGLLEAKLARNGLLSRLKLNTVRAGERLQIGVFDVEFFHVCHSIPDGVGLGIRTPVGLVVHSGDYKFDHTPVDNWPTDFAKLAEYSQQGVLALLADSTNSTRPGWTPSERVIDAAFDSVFREAQGRIIVASFASLISRMQQVANAAIRYGRKMAFVGASMVENARIARKLGYLAIPDEAIVPIEQALRMNPSEVVLMSTGTQGEPSSILGRLSTGTNRQFDILPGDTVILSSHPIPGNEESVYRTINRLFRRGANVIYEDIAPVHVSGHASAEEIKLMLNLVRPKFLIPIHGELRHLHQHARLAQEVGIPAERIAIVENGMVLELSEDQLRVGERVPGGYVFVDGASVGDVSPDLVREREILARDGFVLVNLVLDRRSCRLLDEPEVITRGFVSADEMDELIAETRQLVRKTVDCTSNGRLQNDLEQSLKSFLYNKTKRRPMVFITISNA, encoded by the coding sequence ATGAAAGAAAGAATTTTACGTATTCTCCCCCTTGGGGGATTGGGAGAAGTAGGCAAGAATATGATGGTCTACGAATACGCCGACCAAATCCTCGTGGTTGATGCCGGCTTAATGTTCCCAGAAAACGATATGCTGGGGATCGATTACATCATCCCCGATTTTCAATATCTGCTCGAAAATCGCCACAAAGTGGTTGGGATCGTTTTCACCCACGGTCACGAAGACCATACCGGCGCGGCGCGCCATGTTTTGGAGCAGGTTCAAGCCCCAATTTATGCCACTGCCCTTACCCTTGGCTTATTGGAAGCCAAACTTGCCCGCAACGGTTTGTTGAGCAGGCTGAAGTTAAACACAGTGCGAGCCGGTGAGCGGTTGCAGATTGGGGTCTTTGACGTGGAGTTTTTTCACGTCTGTCACTCGATCCCGGATGGGGTGGGGTTGGGCATCCGCACGCCGGTTGGTCTGGTGGTTCACAGCGGCGATTATAAATTCGACCATACACCCGTCGATAACTGGCCGACCGATTTTGCCAAGCTGGCTGAATATTCCCAACAAGGGGTTTTAGCCCTGCTGGCCGATTCGACCAATTCTACACGGCCAGGATGGACTCCCTCCGAGCGGGTGATTGATGCTGCCTTCGACAGCGTCTTTCGCGAAGCGCAGGGACGGATTATCGTGGCAAGTTTCGCCTCTTTAATTTCTCGCATGCAACAGGTCGCTAACGCTGCAATCCGTTATGGACGCAAAATGGCTTTTGTCGGGGCAAGTATGGTGGAAAACGCCCGCATCGCCCGGAAATTGGGCTATCTGGCAATCCCCGACGAGGCTATTGTTCCCATTGAACAAGCCTTGCGTATGAACCCCAGCGAGGTGGTCTTGATGTCCACCGGTACCCAGGGGGAACCCAGTTCAATTCTGGGAAGATTATCCACCGGCACCAACCGTCAATTCGATATTTTACCCGGCGATACGGTCATTCTTTCTTCCCACCCGATTCCGGGGAACGAAGAAAGCGTCTACCGCACGATCAACCGCCTCTTTCGGCGAGGGGCAAACGTCATCTACGAGGACATCGCACCCGTGCATGTTTCCGGTCATGCCAGCGCGGAGGAGATTAAGCTGATGCTGAACCTCGTGCGGCCGAAGTTTTTAATCCCCATCCATGGCGAGTTACGTCACCTGCACCAGCACGCTCGCCTTGCCCAGGAGGTAGGTATTCCAGCCGAGCGGATCGCCATTGTAGAAAATGGTATGGTGCTCGAACTGAGTGAGGATCAACTGCGCGTTGGCGAGCGCGTACCGGGTGGATATGTCTTTGTCGATGGCGCTTCGGTAGGGGATGTCAGTCCTGACCTGGTGCGCGAGCGCGAAATCCTTGCCCGCGATGGCTTTGTTCTGGTCAATCTTGTTTTAGATCGGCGTTCCTGTCGCTTGCTGGACGAACCGGAGGTTATCACGCGCGGTTTTGTGAGCGCCGATGAGATGGATGAACTGATCGCCGAAACCCGTCAACTGGTACGCAAAACGGTAGATTGCACCAGCAACGGTCGCTTGCAGAACGATCTGGAGCAGTCTTTAAAGTCGTTTCTCTACAACAAAACCAAGCGCCGACCAATGGTGTTTATCACGATCAGCAACGCCTGA
- a CDS encoding Acyl-CoA dehydrogenase — translation MDVSDLQSPTAFLKRMLGDLPISTVLSDYEQWWVAEGMEISNQVDRGGTPWLRMFDALGKRVDEILYPAAYWRALRQGYKAGLVWRAFEGGSLADCYLLGYITAFFDAGMYCPYTVSLSTAVPLYKYGDPQVKECFLPPLLRKDDQVWQGATWMTEAGGGSDLGTYVETRARQTSQGWRLTGEKYFASNAGAELALVAARRTDAPPTVKGLSLFLVPRYRADGSLNYTIRRLKDKIGTRSVPTGEVEFQDSEAYLLGQAEQGIYLILETLNLSRVANSIGSVALMQRVLATAADFATRRVAFGKPIGEQPLLRRQFEEWLSLHKQSFCLAWEAVQLLENVWKESPPYPSRYHLFRLVAHLAKYFTAELAVQTAKWAMEVYGGIGVLVEYGVERWLREALILPIWEGTPHRQILDGLEAMERKRAHERLFDALAPFAEPQAYEEMISQVDALLSLPQEEKEAQSERVFHRLAVFAAESLCRKHTFLQQAQEYRIG, via the coding sequence ATGGACGTTAGCGATTTGCAGTCTCCAACGGCTTTTCTCAAGCGGATGTTGGGCGATTTGCCCATTTCCACGGTACTGAGTGATTATGAACAATGGTGGGTTGCGGAGGGGATGGAGATCTCCAATCAGGTTGACCGAGGCGGCACGCCATGGTTACGCATGTTCGATGCGTTAGGCAAGCGCGTGGACGAAATCCTCTACCCTGCTGCCTATTGGCGGGCTTTGCGCCAGGGATATAAAGCCGGGCTGGTATGGCGCGCCTTTGAAGGTGGTTCGTTAGCAGACTGTTATTTACTGGGATACATCACGGCATTTTTTGACGCGGGGATGTACTGTCCCTATACCGTTTCACTCTCCACCGCTGTTCCCCTGTATAAATACGGCGATCCGCAAGTAAAAGAATGTTTTCTACCTCCACTATTACGCAAAGATGATCAGGTTTGGCAGGGGGCAACCTGGATGACCGAAGCAGGTGGTGGCTCCGATCTGGGAACGTATGTCGAAACACGCGCCCGGCAAACATCGCAAGGATGGCGGCTGACGGGTGAAAAGTATTTTGCCAGCAATGCAGGTGCTGAACTGGCGCTTGTTGCGGCGCGACGAACCGACGCGCCGCCTACTGTAAAAGGGCTTTCTCTCTTCCTTGTGCCGCGCTACCGGGCGGATGGTAGCTTGAATTATACAATTCGACGCTTGAAAGATAAAATCGGCACGCGCAGTGTCCCTACTGGAGAGGTGGAATTTCAGGATAGCGAAGCTTACCTGTTGGGGCAGGCTGAGCAGGGTATTTATCTGATTCTCGAAACACTGAATCTCTCGCGGGTTGCCAACAGTATTGGCAGCGTTGCCCTGATGCAGCGTGTCCTGGCAACCGCCGCCGATTTTGCCACCCGAAGGGTGGCTTTTGGCAAACCAATTGGCGAACAGCCACTTTTACGGCGCCAATTTGAAGAGTGGCTCAGTCTTCACAAGCAATCTTTCTGCCTGGCCTGGGAGGCCGTTCAATTGCTTGAAAATGTATGGAAAGAATCCCCTCCTTATCCTTCCCGTTACCACCTGTTTCGGTTGGTAGCTCATCTGGCAAAATATTTCACGGCTGAACTGGCGGTGCAAACTGCTAAGTGGGCAATGGAAGTGTATGGCGGCATAGGGGTTCTGGTCGAATATGGCGTAGAGCGCTGGTTGCGGGAAGCGCTGATTCTGCCCATCTGGGAGGGCACGCCCCATCGCCAGATTTTGGATGGACTTGAAGCCATGGAACGGAAACGCGCTCACGAACGCCTTTTCGATGCCCTTGCCCCCTTTGCCGAGCCACAGGCTTATGAAGAGATGATCTCTCAAGTGGATGCCTTGCTCTCTCTGCCGCAAGAGGAAAAAGAGGCCCAAAGCGAGCGTGTCTTTCATCGCCTGGCAGTTTTTGCGGCTGAAAGTCTGTGCCGGAAGCATACCTTCCTGCAACAGGCACAGGAATACCGGATAGGTTGA
- a CDS encoding DUF433 domain-containing protein, protein MKVLEEIEQLLGKITRAEKAQVLQWIVRDLGDAFPGIESTQNVCGGEPCIVRTRIPVWVLVQARRLGASEADLLRSYPSLRSEDLVNAWAYYRLHREEIEQQILENETA, encoded by the coding sequence ATGAAGGTGCTTGAAGAAATTGAACAGCTTCTAGGAAAGATAACCCGTGCCGAGAAAGCGCAAGTGTTGCAATGGATCGTGCGTGATCTGGGAGATGCATTCCCCGGAATCGAGAGCACACAAAACGTTTGCGGTGGCGAGCCATGCATTGTGCGCACACGGATTCCGGTTTGGGTGTTGGTACAAGCCAGACGATTGGGAGCAAGTGAAGCAGACCTTCTACGTAGTTATCCAAGTCTCCGGTCAGAAGACCTGGTAAATGCCTGGGCTTATTACCGCCTACATCGAGAAGAGATTGAGCAACAAATCCTCGAGAACGAGACCGCATAA
- a CDS encoding Chromosomal replication initiator protein DnaA translates to MKAEQAWQAAMGQLQIEMPRAAFDTWVRDAEFVAYEDGCFIIGAPNAYACDWLQSRLTSAISRLLTGLMGRSVQVRFTVWKDPSPIDDPIKDEEAEYPLQSTTVTPRNGSLNPRYTFDNYVVGANNRLAHAASLAVADKPAIAYNPLFIYGGVGLGKTHLLHAIGNVCHERGLQVLYVSAEEFTNDLINAIRSQNTQSFRDKYRRIDLLLLDDIQFIAGKESTQEEFFHTFNTLHGQNKQIVISSDRPPKALVTLEERLRSRVEWGLTVDIQPPDLETRIAILRHKAERNGYTIAAELLERIAKRVQSNIRELEGALNRVVAYAQLSGDPITPQLVETILSDFIPHRSEIKPEEVIEAVCQLYNIPQQRLLSAERSREVALPRQIAMYLLHKEAQCSLPQIGELLGGRDHTTILYGCEKIEDLLERNEQLRRQVAQIREQLFQKPTVSAVR, encoded by the coding sequence ATGAAAGCAGAGCAAGCCTGGCAAGCCGCGATGGGACAACTGCAAATTGAGATGCCTCGGGCAGCATTTGACACCTGGGTACGTGACGCAGAATTTGTCGCCTACGAAGACGGTTGTTTTATCATCGGAGCTCCCAATGCTTACGCCTGTGACTGGCTACAAAGCCGCCTGACCAGCGCTATCAGCCGTCTTTTGACTGGCCTGATGGGGCGTTCGGTACAGGTGCGCTTTACGGTTTGGAAAGATCCATCCCCCATCGACGATCCCATCAAAGACGAGGAAGCCGAATACCCTTTGCAATCGACAACGGTCACGCCCAGAAACGGAAGTTTAAACCCCCGTTATACCTTCGATAATTACGTTGTCGGAGCCAATAATCGTCTCGCCCATGCCGCCTCTCTTGCTGTAGCCGATAAACCGGCCATCGCTTATAACCCGCTCTTCATCTACGGTGGGGTGGGGTTAGGTAAAACCCATTTACTTCATGCAATTGGCAATGTCTGCCACGAGCGAGGCCTACAGGTTCTGTACGTTTCGGCTGAAGAGTTTACCAACGACTTAATCAACGCCATTCGATCGCAAAACACGCAATCCTTCCGAGATAAATATCGCCGTATTGACCTCTTGTTGCTCGACGATATTCAATTCATTGCCGGCAAAGAGTCCACACAAGAAGAGTTCTTTCACACTTTCAACACCCTGCATGGGCAAAACAAGCAAATCGTGATCTCTTCCGATCGACCGCCGAAAGCCCTGGTGACTCTCGAGGAACGCTTACGTTCTCGGGTAGAATGGGGCTTGACAGTAGACATTCAACCTCCTGACCTTGAAACCCGCATTGCCATCCTGCGCCACAAGGCAGAAAGAAACGGGTACACCATCGCCGCTGAATTACTGGAACGGATCGCCAAGCGGGTACAGTCCAATATTCGCGAGCTGGAGGGTGCCCTAAACCGAGTGGTAGCCTATGCCCAGCTCAGTGGTGATCCCATTACCCCCCAACTGGTTGAGACGATCTTAAGTGATTTTATTCCCCATCGCTCAGAGATTAAGCCAGAAGAAGTCATCGAAGCCGTTTGTCAGCTTTACAATATCCCCCAACAGAGGTTATTGAGCGCCGAGAGAAGTCGAGAAGTTGCCCTACCTCGCCAGATTGCCATGTATCTCCTGCACAAGGAAGCACAATGTTCTCTGCCACAAATTGGCGAACTCTTAGGTGGACGAGATCACACGACCATTCTGTATGGTTGTGAAAAAATCGAAGATTTACTGGAGCGGAATGAGCAACTGCGCCGTCAGGTTGCCCAAATTCGGGAACAACTTTTTCAGAAACCGACCGTTTCAGCGGTACGCTAA
- a CDS encoding Chaperone protein DnaK, whose protein sequence is MSKIIGIDLGTTNSVVAVMEGGDPTVIPTAEGGRLLPSVVAFNKNGERLVGQTAKRQAVINPENTIYSIKRFMGRRFDEVETERKMVSYQVVRGPANDARVKIPVTGREYSPQEISAMILAKLKADAEAYLGEPVTKAVITVPAYFNDSQRQATKDAGRIAGLDVVRIINEPTAAALAYGLDKKENETILVFDLGGGTFDVSILEVGDGVIEVKATNGDTHLGGDDWDERIVNWVAEEFKKEHGIDLRTDRQALQRLREAAEKAKIELSSVMETEINLPYITADASGPKHLQMKLTRAKFEQLTEDLVARLRGPFNAALNDAGLKASDIDEVVLVGGATRMPMVQDLVRSLTNKEPHKGVNPDEVVAVGAAIQGGVLAGEVKDVLLLDVTPLSLGVETLGGVMTTLIERNTTIPVRRSEIFSTAEDNQTAVDIHILQGERPMAADNMSLGRFRLEGIPPAPRGIPQIEVTFDIDANGILNVTARDKATGKEQKVTITASTNLNKDEIERMIREAREHEAEDRRRRELVEARNMADQIAYQTEKTLRELGDKVPTAERDSIQRKIADLRQAAQGDDIEKIRRLTEELQNAFHAISQQLYAQQAQSTSSGSGNGRSGTSGEGEVVEGEFREA, encoded by the coding sequence ATGTCGAAAATTATTGGTATCGACCTTGGAACAACCAACAGCGTGGTAGCTGTGATGGAAGGCGGCGACCCGACCGTAATCCCCACTGCGGAAGGTGGACGGCTTTTGCCTTCAGTCGTGGCCTTCAATAAAAATGGCGAGCGCCTGGTAGGTCAGACTGCCAAACGACAGGCGGTTATCAATCCGGAGAACACCATTTATTCCATCAAGCGCTTCATGGGGCGTCGTTTCGATGAAGTGGAAACCGAGCGCAAGATGGTCTCCTATCAGGTCGTGCGAGGACCTGCGAATGACGCGCGCGTGAAGATCCCGGTTACCGGTCGCGAGTATAGCCCGCAGGAGATCTCGGCGATGATCCTCGCCAAGCTGAAAGCCGATGCCGAAGCCTATCTGGGTGAACCCGTTACCAAAGCGGTGATCACTGTGCCGGCCTACTTCAACGATAGCCAGCGCCAGGCAACCAAAGATGCCGGACGGATTGCCGGTTTGGATGTGGTGCGCATTATCAATGAGCCAACGGCAGCGGCTCTGGCGTACGGGCTTGACAAGAAAGAAAATGAAACTATCCTGGTCTTTGATCTGGGTGGTGGTACCTTCGATGTCAGCATTCTGGAGGTTGGCGACGGCGTCATTGAAGTCAAAGCGACCAATGGCGACACCCACCTGGGTGGGGATGACTGGGATGAGCGCATCGTGAACTGGGTGGCGGAGGAGTTCAAAAAAGAACATGGGATTGACCTGCGCACCGACCGCCAGGCATTGCAACGCCTGCGCGAAGCAGCCGAGAAAGCCAAAATCGAGCTTTCCAGCGTGATGGAGACGGAGATCAATCTGCCCTATATCACCGCCGATGCTTCCGGTCCAAAGCACTTACAAATGAAGCTTACCCGTGCCAAATTTGAACAACTTACCGAGGACCTGGTTGCCCGACTGCGCGGGCCGTTTAATGCCGCCTTAAACGATGCCGGCTTGAAAGCTTCGGATATTGATGAGGTTGTCCTGGTTGGTGGTGCGACCCGCATGCCGATGGTCCAAGACCTGGTCCGTTCGCTGACCAACAAAGAACCTCATAAAGGCGTCAACCCTGACGAGGTAGTTGCAGTCGGTGCGGCTATCCAGGGTGGTGTCCTGGCGGGTGAAGTCAAAGATGTGCTTCTGTTGGATGTTACGCCCTTATCGCTCGGCGTTGAGACACTTGGCGGTGTGATGACCACCCTCATCGAGCGCAATACGACCATCCCCGTGCGCCGCAGTGAGATCTTCTCGACCGCCGAGGATAACCAGACAGCCGTGGATATCCACATCTTACAGGGTGAACGGCCAATGGCAGCCGACAACATGAGCTTGGGTCGTTTCCGCCTGGAAGGCATTCCTCCGGCACCACGGGGTATACCCCAAATCGAAGTTACCTTCGATATTGACGCCAACGGCATTCTCAATGTCACGGCCAGAGACAAGGCAACCGGCAAAGAGCAAAAAGTGACCATCACGGCTTCGACCAACCTGAACAAGGACGAGATCGAGCGCATGATTCGGGAAGCTCGTGAGCACGAAGCAGAAGACCGGCGGCGCCGCGAACTGGTTGAGGCGCGCAATATGGCTGATCAGATAGCCTACCAGACTGAGAAGACGCTGCGCGAGTTGGGTGATAAAGTTCCGACTGCCGAGCGCGACTCGATCCAACGAAAGATTGCAGACCTGCGCCAGGCTGCCCAGGGTGATGATATCGAGAAGATTCGCCGTCTTACCGAAGAGTTGCAAAACGCTTTTCACGCGATTAGCCAGCAACTCTACGCTCAACAGGCACAAAGCACATCTTCTGGCAGCGGCAATGGTCGTTCAGGTACCAGTGGCGAAGGTGAAGTCGTCGAAGGGGAGTTTCGCGAAGCCTGA
- a CDS encoding SSU ribosomal protein S1p, producing MEANEIAAPTTEQPIPLEGIKRKMKFNGVVKKINIAGAIVDVGLAIPGVVHISQLQAGETKRVEDVVQVGQPVEVWVRRVDAKKQRLELTMIKPLDLEWREINKGMVVKGKVTRIEKFGIFVDIGAERPGLVHISEMTHGYIKSPSDLVKEGDEIEAQVLEVNRRKKQIKLSMKALEAPPQPTTPSQSKAVAAEKETEKEPLNPPPVSESEPTAMEIALREAMERSNVKLGSLVGVRKRKKKAPDQQFEQLFDRTLQNRRK from the coding sequence ATGGAAGCAAACGAGATAGCAGCCCCAACAACAGAACAGCCGATCCCCCTGGAAGGGATCAAACGCAAGATGAAGTTCAACGGTGTGGTCAAAAAGATCAACATCGCCGGTGCCATTGTTGATGTGGGCTTAGCCATACCCGGCGTTGTGCATATTTCCCAATTACAGGCAGGTGAAACCAAACGGGTCGAGGATGTCGTACAGGTCGGACAACCAGTCGAAGTTTGGGTTCGCAGAGTAGATGCAAAAAAGCAACGCCTGGAATTAACCATGATTAAACCCCTCGATTTAGAGTGGCGTGAAATCAATAAAGGGATGGTTGTAAAAGGAAAAGTTACCCGCATCGAGAAGTTTGGAATTTTTGTGGATATTGGCGCTGAAAGGCCTGGTCTGGTGCATATCAGCGAGATGACGCATGGTTATATCAAGTCGCCCTCCGACCTGGTGAAGGAAGGTGATGAAATCGAGGCTCAGGTGCTGGAGGTCAACCGACGCAAGAAGCAAATTAAGCTTTCGATGAAAGCATTGGAAGCCCCGCCGCAACCCACTACGCCATCGCAGAGCAAAGCCGTGGCTGCGGAGAAAGAAACGGAAAAAGAGCCGCTCAATCCACCCCCCGTCAGTGAAAGCGAACCAACCGCAATGGAAATTGCTCTGCGAGAGGCAATGGAACGCTCGAATGTCAAGCTGGGGTCGCTGGTTGGAGTGCGCAAGAGAAAGAAAAAAGCACCCGATCAACAATTCGAGCAATTGTTTGACCGCACCTTGCAAAACCGACGCAAGTGA